A single genomic interval of Spirosoma linguale DSM 74 harbors:
- a CDS encoding intracellular protease, PfpI family (TIGRFAM: intracellular protease, PfpI family~PFAM: ThiJ/PfpI domain protein~KEGG: pzu:PHZ_c2654 putative intracellular protease/amidase), which yields METQQRLQGKKVAILLTDGFEQVEMTEPRQALQDAGATTHLIAPNGGEVKGWDETEWGDSFPVDLPLAGADPNQYDALLLPGGVMNPDTLRTEPKAVQFVKHFFESQKPVAAICHAPIMLIEAGVVSGRKLTSYPSIKTDLINAGANWVDEEVVTDQGLVTSRKPDDIPAFNRKMIEEIREGKHQGQHA from the coding sequence ATGGAAACGCAGCAACGATTGCAGGGAAAGAAGGTGGCCATTCTGCTAACCGACGGCTTTGAACAGGTCGAAATGACCGAACCACGTCAGGCCTTGCAGGACGCCGGTGCTACAACCCACCTAATTGCACCCAACGGGGGCGAAGTGAAAGGATGGGACGAAACCGAATGGGGCGACAGCTTCCCGGTCGATCTACCGCTGGCCGGAGCCGACCCAAATCAATATGACGCTCTATTGTTACCCGGTGGCGTAATGAACCCGGATACGCTCCGCACAGAGCCCAAAGCCGTGCAGTTTGTCAAGCACTTTTTCGAATCGCAGAAGCCGGTAGCGGCCATTTGCCACGCGCCAATCATGCTGATCGAAGCGGGTGTAGTGAGTGGGCGTAAGCTCACTTCCTACCCGTCCATCAAGACAGACCTCATCAATGCCGGTGCCAACTGGGTCGATGAAGAAGTGGTAACGGATCAGGGTCTGGTCACGAGCCGCAAACCCGACGATATCCCCGCCTTCAATCGGAAGATGATCGAAGAAATACGGGAAGGCAAGCACCAGGGCCAACACGCCTGA
- a CDS encoding conserved hypothetical protein (KEGG: rfr:Rfer_0485 hypothetical protein): protein MRNSITLVFLSLLSSTAFGQKSARATDSTAILAATEALVTSWNNHNYADMATYATPDVDWVNIVGMWWKGRDAVQKAHQVYHQSMFKNTPLTTVNTTIRFITPDVALVHHLTSIGAFTTPGGHTAGNDQNLATLVFVKQQGKWLLTAGQNVPVDAQAARHDPVNTSTSR, encoded by the coding sequence ATGAGAAACAGCATTACCCTCGTTTTCCTTAGTCTGCTTTCCTCAACGGCTTTCGGTCAGAAATCGGCCAGAGCTACCGACTCAACAGCCATCCTGGCTGCCACGGAGGCCCTTGTCACCAGTTGGAACAACCACAATTATGCCGACATGGCCACGTATGCAACGCCCGATGTAGACTGGGTCAATATTGTGGGAATGTGGTGGAAAGGGCGCGATGCCGTCCAGAAAGCCCATCAGGTGTACCACCAAAGCATGTTCAAAAACACCCCTCTGACCACAGTCAACACGACGATTCGGTTTATTACGCCTGATGTAGCCCTGGTACACCACCTTACCAGCATTGGTGCTTTTACAACCCCCGGCGGCCATACGGCAGGCAATGATCAGAACCTGGCGACGCTGGTGTTTGTCAAGCAACAGGGCAAGTGGTTATTGACCGCCGGTCAGAATGTACCCGTCGATGCCCAGGCCGCCCGACACGATCCGGTCAATACCAGCACCAGCAGGTAG
- a CDS encoding FG-GAP repeat protein (PFAM: FG-GAP repeat protein~KEGG: scl:sce5734 esterases) yields the protein MATAYGQEKKTLFDVRQKQAETATRAANSATPVVPAGDFKKTTLTRDFISEGVAVADLNKDGRMDIVAGYYWFEAPNWTRHEMASSRTFDPRKEYSESFLNLGMDVNLDGWDDVVIIDFPGKPAFWFENPKHKTGAATSGEWKKHIIADSIGIANESPGFIDIDGDGRLDILCGDKAKKQIVWLKPPSKPGETEWERYPLSKENVPGTEIFSHGIGYGDVDKDGIKDVVIRDGWFKGTTDNKSGNWVFHPADLGEPCSHMQVLDVNGDGKNDVVSASAHALGIWWHEQVMDEQGKINFKTHLMSNTTAQTHSSIMADLNGDGRADYITGKRFLAHHGRDPGDSDPGILLWFEFTPGKAPYYKEHIIDNDSGAGLNIVAQDMNGDKKPDIVIANKNGVFLFENKVRK from the coding sequence ATGGCAACTGCCTATGGACAGGAAAAGAAAACCCTCTTTGATGTCCGCCAGAAGCAGGCCGAAACCGCTACCAGAGCTGCCAACTCAGCGACCCCGGTTGTTCCAGCGGGTGATTTTAAAAAGACCACCCTCACCCGCGATTTTATTTCGGAAGGGGTAGCCGTGGCCGATCTGAATAAAGACGGACGCATGGACATTGTAGCCGGATACTACTGGTTTGAAGCCCCCAACTGGACGCGCCACGAGATGGCTTCGTCCCGCACCTTCGACCCCCGGAAGGAATACAGCGAGTCGTTCCTGAACCTAGGCATGGATGTAAATCTGGATGGTTGGGACGATGTCGTGATTATTGATTTTCCCGGAAAACCCGCGTTCTGGTTCGAAAACCCGAAGCATAAAACGGGTGCAGCCACCTCGGGCGAGTGGAAAAAGCACATCATTGCCGACTCAATAGGCATCGCCAACGAGTCGCCGGGCTTTATTGATATAGACGGCGACGGACGCCTGGATATTTTGTGTGGCGATAAAGCAAAAAAGCAGATCGTCTGGTTGAAACCCCCGTCCAAACCCGGCGAAACGGAATGGGAACGGTATCCGCTGAGCAAGGAGAATGTACCGGGGACGGAAATCTTCTCCCACGGCATCGGCTACGGCGATGTGGATAAAGACGGTATTAAAGACGTTGTGATTCGGGATGGCTGGTTTAAAGGAACAACCGATAATAAATCCGGCAACTGGGTGTTTCACCCCGCTGATTTGGGTGAACCCTGCTCACACATGCAGGTGTTGGACGTGAACGGCGATGGTAAAAATGATGTCGTCAGCGCATCGGCGCACGCGCTGGGCATCTGGTGGCATGAGCAGGTGATGGATGAACAGGGGAAAATTAATTTCAAAACCCACCTCATGAGCAACACCACCGCCCAAACCCACTCGTCCATCATGGCCGACCTGAACGGCGACGGTCGCGCCGACTACATCACGGGCAAACGCTTTCTGGCCCACCACGGCCGCGACCCCGGCGACAGTGACCCCGGCATCCTGCTCTGGTTTGAGTTCACGCCCGGCAAGGCACCCTACTACAAAGAGCACATCATCGACAACGATTCCGGTGCGGGCCTCAACATCGTAGCGCAGGACATGAACGGCGACAAAAAGCCCGACATCGTCATCGCCAACAAGAACGGCGTGTTCCTGTTTGAGAACAAGGTGAGGAAGTAG
- a CDS encoding SMC domain protein (PFAM: SMC domain protein~KEGG: scl:sce1430 hypothetical protein): MATENPRVWFKSISLENVRSFGTKQTINFTDKDGNAARWNVILGDNGTGKTTVLKCIYISAQNSYSFYEYEWSYKGLARINSKGPNVMGLVTGVLGINDNEEKVGFSTKYVPLESGRFSVDILDEFNFTLPERNNFEVIYAYGAARRISAGILNNYAEDERRVVNLFSENSALLNAEKWLIQAEYISLKEPKFATQFLIVLNILKKLFRGEVSDIFIKTETGEPRVFFKTHYGDVRLHELSLGYKTLIAWMVDFAKGLLDRYPDSENPLAEPAVCLVDEIDLHLHPKFQRTIIQFLTETFPNTQFIVTAHSPLIVQSAEDANIILLKREGSETVVADSIDVHSWRVDQILSSDLFGGISPRPPQAEDRMQRRRALLLKDSRTEKEDKELEQLDEELGQLKASESEEALKALELIGKVLSK; the protein is encoded by the coding sequence ATGGCTACTGAAAACCCCCGCGTCTGGTTCAAGAGTATCTCACTCGAAAACGTCCGTTCCTTCGGCACAAAGCAGACGATCAACTTCACCGACAAAGACGGCAATGCCGCCCGCTGGAATGTGATTTTAGGCGACAATGGAACGGGAAAGACGACGGTGTTGAAGTGTATCTATATTTCGGCACAGAATTCTTACAGTTTTTATGAGTATGAGTGGAGTTATAAAGGCTTAGCTCGAATTAATAGTAAAGGGCCGAATGTAATGGGTTTAGTGACAGGGGTATTAGGGATAAATGATAATGAGGAGAAAGTAGGGTTTAGTACGAAATATGTGCCTTTAGAGTCTGGTAGATTTAGTGTTGATATTTTAGATGAGTTTAATTTTACACTACCTGAAAGAAATAATTTTGAGGTAATATATGCTTATGGTGCAGCACGACGGATCAGTGCAGGAATATTAAATAACTATGCGGAAGATGAAAGACGAGTTGTGAATTTGTTTTCGGAAAATAGCGCACTACTAAATGCTGAGAAGTGGCTTATTCAAGCAGAGTATATTTCTTTAAAAGAACCAAAATTTGCTACTCAATTTCTTATAGTTCTAAATATATTAAAGAAGCTATTTAGAGGTGAAGTATCTGATATATTTATTAAAACTGAAACCGGAGAGCCCAGAGTCTTCTTTAAAACTCACTACGGCGACGTTCGCCTTCACGAATTAAGCCTCGGCTACAAAACCCTAATTGCGTGGATGGTTGATTTTGCCAAAGGTTTGCTTGATCGCTATCCAGATAGTGAAAATCCCTTAGCCGAACCTGCCGTTTGTTTAGTGGATGAAATAGATTTACACCTTCACCCAAAATTTCAACGAACGATTATTCAGTTCCTAACCGAAACGTTTCCAAATACACAGTTCATCGTTACGGCGCATAGTCCGTTGATTGTTCAGTCGGCAGAGGATGCAAACATTATTTTGCTGAAGCGTGAGGGCAGTGAAACGGTGGTTGCTGATAGTATAGACGTGCATAGCTGGCGTGTTGACCAGATTCTGAGTAGCGATTTGTTTGGTGGCATAAGCCCCAGACCGCCACAGGCAGAAGATAGAATGCAACGCCGACGTGCGTTGTTATTGAAAGATAGCCGAACCGAAAAGGAAGATAAAGAACTGGAGCAACTGGATGAAGAACTGGGTCAGCTTAAGGCTTCAGAGTCGGAAGAAGCGTTAAAAGCACTTGAACTAATTGGGAAAGTTTTGAGCAAATAA
- a CDS encoding membrane-bound dehydrogenase domain protein (TIGRFAM: membrane-bound dehydrogenase domain protein~PFAM: blue (type 1) copper domain protein~KEGG: pna:Pnap_1326 nitrite reductase, copper- containing), with product MKRSYLFIPFVGAALALTSLQSPAQSTKAKPAVQATEKVDREYAMEATMLGYFSKDGARNPTLKANKGDRVRITITNGEQMTHDISLEKLGLKSKSINDKGASTSITFTADKSDVYYCSVPGHRAAGMVGNFEVVEGALTTATVAGQVPMKNGKPLNLNFETGTLADWTATGDAFTNPLVDQDPSPVHDKEMHIGFDGKYFLTSGGTVNYKQTGTLTSVPFTVTQPFAAFKVSGGALQDTRVELVQAGTDKVIFHSTGQGRATLQPVVVDLTPYQNQEIFIRIIDNETGISQIPYIPNDKLAHINFDDFQFYASRPNFPNELNQKDIIILPPLDPVLHAGLSGIEAAKVMTLPKGFKITLAAAEPDVVKPICFTLDPRGRLWVVEGHTYPVPAPEGQGRDRILILEDTNGDGTLDSRKVFAEGLNLVSGIEVGMGGVWLGAAPYLLFIPTDFKTDKPLGPPQKMLDGWGTDDTHEVLNSLRWGPDGWLYGTHGVFTHSNVGKPGAPDSERTKLNAGVWRFHPTTQKFELFSEGTSNPWGLDFNDYGHAFVTACVIPHMYNMIQGGRYFRQAGKHFNPYTYDDIKTHADHVHWVGERGPHAGNFRSASAGGGHAHSGAMIYLGGDSWPKEYRNDIFMNNINGAKLNNDHPVRAGSGYMVTHKPDFLTMNDSWSQWLNMKYDPSGSVWAIDWYDKNQCHSPNPDVHNKTMGRIFKITNENDKWVQVDLSKASDMELVKYQLNANEWYVRQARTLLQERGPNKKVHKALKEILAKNPDPTRKLRALWALHVTKGLSEKELTDLLADESDYVRSWAIQLLTENKNVSPETLKRFAALAQNDNSALVRLYLTSAMLRLDPAQRWDVMDALVQKVQDKDDHNLPLMVWYASEPLAAIDMKRALAMAQKSKLPKQLAYTIQRIGAIGTDDAKKLLKELNDRVGKLDHSHENHEIQELIAKVLEE from the coding sequence ATGAAGAGGTCCTATTTATTCATCCCTTTTGTCGGCGCGGCTCTTGCTCTGACCAGCCTACAAAGCCCCGCCCAATCGACTAAAGCCAAACCGGCTGTGCAGGCCACCGAAAAGGTTGACCGGGAGTATGCGATGGAGGCTACTATGCTCGGGTACTTCTCGAAAGATGGTGCCCGAAATCCTACGCTGAAAGCCAATAAAGGTGACCGCGTTCGGATTACGATTACCAATGGCGAGCAGATGACGCACGACATTTCGCTGGAGAAGCTAGGCCTAAAAAGTAAGTCGATCAACGACAAGGGAGCCAGCACCAGCATCACGTTTACCGCCGATAAGAGCGATGTCTATTACTGCTCGGTACCGGGCCACCGGGCGGCTGGCATGGTCGGTAATTTCGAGGTGGTGGAAGGCGCGCTGACAACCGCGACCGTTGCTGGACAGGTGCCGATGAAGAACGGCAAACCCCTCAACCTGAATTTCGAAACAGGCACCCTGGCCGACTGGACCGCTACCGGCGATGCGTTCACGAATCCGCTCGTCGATCAGGACCCCTCACCGGTACATGACAAAGAGATGCACATCGGTTTTGATGGGAAGTATTTTCTGACCAGCGGGGGCACTGTCAACTATAAGCAAACCGGCACGTTAACGTCTGTGCCTTTCACTGTTACTCAGCCGTTTGCGGCTTTCAAAGTGTCGGGAGGGGCGTTGCAGGATACGCGGGTCGAACTCGTGCAGGCTGGAACCGACAAGGTTATTTTTCACAGTACAGGGCAGGGGCGGGCTACGCTTCAGCCGGTAGTGGTTGACTTGACGCCCTATCAGAATCAGGAGATTTTCATTCGGATCATCGACAATGAAACCGGTATTTCGCAGATCCCTTACATTCCGAACGATAAGCTGGCGCATATCAACTTCGATGATTTTCAGTTCTATGCCTCTCGGCCGAATTTCCCTAATGAGCTGAACCAGAAAGATATTATCATTCTGCCACCGCTCGATCCCGTTCTTCACGCTGGGCTGTCGGGTATTGAAGCGGCCAAAGTAATGACGCTGCCTAAGGGCTTCAAGATCACGCTGGCTGCCGCTGAGCCGGATGTTGTCAAACCCATCTGCTTTACGCTCGATCCACGCGGTCGGCTTTGGGTGGTTGAAGGGCATACTTATCCCGTTCCGGCACCGGAAGGCCAGGGCCGCGACCGCATCCTTATTCTGGAAGACACCAACGGCGATGGCACGCTGGACAGCCGGAAGGTCTTTGCCGAAGGACTGAATCTGGTTAGTGGCATCGAAGTAGGCATGGGGGGCGTGTGGCTGGGGGCGGCTCCGTACCTGCTGTTCATCCCCACCGATTTTAAAACGGACAAACCGTTGGGGCCACCTCAGAAAATGCTCGATGGCTGGGGCACCGACGATACCCACGAAGTCTTGAACAGCCTCCGCTGGGGCCCCGATGGCTGGCTCTACGGCACGCATGGCGTGTTTACGCACTCCAACGTTGGCAAGCCCGGCGCTCCTGATTCTGAACGGACGAAGCTAAACGCCGGTGTCTGGCGCTTTCACCCCACCACGCAAAAATTTGAACTGTTCTCGGAAGGTACCAGCAACCCCTGGGGGCTCGATTTCAATGATTATGGGCATGCCTTCGTAACGGCCTGTGTGATTCCGCACATGTACAACATGATTCAGGGAGGGCGTTATTTTCGGCAGGCGGGCAAGCACTTTAACCCCTACACCTACGACGATATCAAAACCCACGCTGACCACGTGCATTGGGTGGGCGAACGCGGACCCCATGCGGGTAACTTCCGGTCGGCGTCGGCAGGTGGTGGCCACGCGCATTCGGGAGCCATGATCTACCTGGGGGGCGACAGTTGGCCGAAGGAATACCGGAACGATATTTTCATGAACAATATCAACGGAGCCAAGCTGAATAACGACCACCCCGTTCGAGCCGGGTCGGGGTATATGGTGACGCACAAACCCGATTTTCTGACCATGAACGACTCCTGGTCGCAGTGGCTGAATATGAAATATGACCCCAGCGGTTCGGTCTGGGCCATCGACTGGTACGATAAGAACCAGTGTCACAGCCCAAACCCGGATGTGCATAACAAAACGATGGGCCGGATTTTCAAGATTACCAACGAAAATGACAAATGGGTTCAGGTCGACCTTTCCAAAGCATCGGATATGGAACTGGTCAAGTACCAGCTGAATGCCAACGAGTGGTATGTTCGTCAGGCCCGGACTCTTTTGCAGGAACGGGGTCCGAATAAAAAAGTACACAAAGCCCTGAAAGAAATTCTGGCGAAAAATCCCGACCCGACCCGGAAGCTACGTGCCTTGTGGGCATTGCATGTCACGAAGGGGCTTTCAGAAAAGGAGCTGACGGATTTATTAGCAGACGAAAGCGACTACGTTCGGAGCTGGGCGATTCAGTTATTGACCGAGAACAAGAATGTATCGCCCGAAACCCTGAAACGGTTTGCGGCTTTGGCGCAGAACGACAACTCGGCGCTCGTTCGGCTGTACCTGACCTCCGCCATGCTTCGTCTGGACCCGGCTCAGCGGTGGGACGTGATGGATGCGCTCGTGCAGAAAGTTCAGGATAAGGATGATCACAATCTGCCGTTGATGGTATGGTATGCGTCGGAACCGCTGGCTGCTATCGACATGAAACGGGCACTGGCCATGGCTCAGAAGTCGAAGCTGCCGAAACAGCTGGCATACACTATTCAGCGCATTGGTGCCATCGGTACGGATGATGCCAAGAAACTGCTCAAAGAACTGAACGACCGCGTCGGTAAACTCGACCATTCGCACGAGAACCACGAAATTCAGGAGTTGATCGCCAAAGTGCTGGAAGAGTGA
- a CDS encoding hypothetical protein (KEGG: scl:sce1431 hypothetical protein) produces the protein MIKIDKSAVIVPSILASNGRGEQAADALKALFDKGDTTFVFNKAIYGHKTVKEALIEIQHNKCCFYEAKITHISHGDVEHFRPKAGYQIDEMQGLIKPGYYWLAYDFSNLFFCCQVCNQTYKKNYFPLADERKRANSHNDDYTLEESLILHPALDVIDDHLGFEAEIIKPKNGSQKGAETIKRTGLNRPVLLEERLSYLKTLRFLEEAAKGDTETAMECRAHFKEVGKRKHLYSAMVRANFPDLI, from the coding sequence GTGATTAAAATTGACAAATCCGCCGTAATAGTACCATCAATTTTAGCGAGTAATGGAAGAGGGGAGCAGGCAGCAGATGCGCTAAAGGCTTTGTTTGATAAGGGAGATACGACCTTTGTGTTTAACAAAGCTATCTATGGTCATAAAACAGTAAAAGAAGCACTAATTGAAATTCAGCACAATAAATGTTGTTTCTACGAAGCTAAAATTACGCACATTTCGCACGGTGATGTCGAGCATTTTCGACCGAAAGCGGGTTATCAGATTGATGAGATGCAGGGGTTGATAAAACCCGGCTACTACTGGCTGGCCTATGATTTTAGTAACCTGTTTTTCTGTTGTCAGGTATGTAATCAGACATACAAGAAAAACTATTTTCCACTAGCCGACGAACGTAAACGGGCCAATTCGCATAATGACGATTACACACTGGAAGAAAGTTTGATTTTGCATCCGGCACTCGATGTGATTGATGACCATTTGGGGTTTGAAGCGGAGATCATAAAGCCGAAAAATGGCTCTCAAAAAGGTGCCGAAACGATCAAACGAACAGGATTGAACCGCCCCGTATTATTAGAAGAGCGACTTTCCTATCTGAAAACGCTACGATTTTTAGAAGAGGCAGCAAAAGGAGATACAGAAACGGCTATGGAATGCCGTGCTCACTTCAAAGAGGTTGGAAAGAGGAAACACCTCTATTCGGCTATGGTACGCGCCAACTTCCCCGACCTAATCTAA
- a CDS encoding transcriptional regulator, ArsR family (PFAM: regulatory protein ArsR~SMART: regulatory protein ArsR~KEGG: aha:AHA_0678 nodulation protein NolR) → MDSKSCEKATGAIADKYRLSILLELAQRESMTPSDIQELTGLSQPCVSHHVRLLTESELVIAAKEGRNVYLRLNKNTTRQLSDFLSKLT, encoded by the coding sequence ATGGATTCTAAATCATGCGAGAAGGCAACCGGTGCTATTGCCGATAAATACCGACTCTCGATCTTACTGGAACTGGCGCAGCGCGAAAGTATGACACCTTCTGATATTCAGGAGCTTACGGGGCTTTCCCAGCCATGTGTTTCACACCACGTCAGGCTGTTGACCGAAAGTGAGTTAGTGATCGCTGCCAAAGAAGGGCGCAACGTCTATCTGCGTCTCAACAAGAACACAACACGGCAACTGTCAGACTTCCTGTCCAAGCTGACATAA
- a CDS encoding conserved hypothetical protein (KEGG: hypothetical protein LOC100206309) yields the protein MRINHWLLTACLSAQCSFAQINTLPAYQPTTIQGDWLIRPVSQKAGVFQTKGGKELVLANGLISRRFRISPNLATVDFQNLSTHEQFIRAVGPEARVTLNGKTYAVGGLYGQKERAYLRDEWLDGFTANPADFQYTSFTVSPLKPSVNWQSRTWTLNRKQPTGQELSLHFAANQADLQGIDVTVHYALFDGLPALCKWVTIENKSQKSIHINQVVNEILATPEEESAVVGKPEQMKKPQRIYIENNFAFNNAMRYDLSDQATHWKTDSLYTSQVNYNYETPCVLEVYPGLGVGIDLEPGQTYTSIRTHELLLDSYDRERNGLARRQFYKTVTPWTSQNPIFMHLVSTDPAIVKRAIDQCVETGYEMVILSFGSGLNMEDASDANIKKFKALADYAHSKGILLGGYSLFSSRRIDDETDVIDPKTGLPDKGAFFGNAPCLASKWGINYLNSLKKFITETGFDLLEHDGPYPGDVCASTKHPGHKGLDDSQWVQMEMQKGFYRFLNEKGVYINAPDWYFMDGTNKIALGYREVNFSLSREQQKILNRQNIFDGTWEKTPAMGWGFVPLTKYQGGGPEAVLEPLSEHLTDYKQLMMQYYGAGVQACYRGPRLYDTEETKQTVKQVIDWYKKYRAILNADLIHLRRADGRDWDGFMHVSPTGKEKGLVMLFNPLKTKVTRTLKLPLYYTGLRETAMIRQGEGKSKTYKLNRNYEVELTVEIKPEGYGWWVVE from the coding sequence ATGCGTATCAATCATTGGCTGCTGACCGCCTGTTTGTCAGCACAGTGCAGCTTCGCCCAAATCAACACCTTACCGGCATATCAGCCGACAACCATTCAGGGCGACTGGCTCATCAGACCTGTATCGCAGAAAGCGGGCGTCTTTCAGACCAAGGGTGGCAAAGAATTGGTACTGGCGAATGGCCTGATCAGTCGTCGGTTTCGGATTAGCCCCAATCTGGCTACGGTAGATTTTCAGAACCTGTCTACCCATGAGCAGTTCATCCGGGCAGTAGGTCCCGAAGCACGAGTGACGCTAAACGGAAAAACCTATGCCGTTGGCGGGCTCTACGGTCAGAAAGAGCGGGCGTATTTGCGCGACGAATGGCTCGATGGGTTCACCGCCAACCCGGCCGATTTCCAGTATACATCGTTTACAGTTTCACCCTTAAAGCCATCTGTCAACTGGCAGTCCCGCACCTGGACACTCAACCGAAAGCAGCCCACCGGCCAGGAGCTTAGCCTGCATTTTGCTGCAAACCAAGCTGATCTTCAGGGCATCGACGTTACCGTTCACTATGCACTTTTCGACGGGTTACCCGCGCTTTGTAAATGGGTGACGATTGAGAACAAAAGTCAGAAATCCATTCACATCAATCAGGTTGTCAATGAAATTCTGGCGACGCCCGAAGAAGAATCGGCGGTGGTGGGCAAGCCGGAGCAAATGAAGAAACCCCAGCGGATTTACATCGAAAATAATTTTGCCTTCAACAACGCCATGCGGTATGACCTGTCGGATCAGGCTACGCACTGGAAAACAGATTCGCTCTACACCTCGCAGGTAAATTACAACTACGAAACGCCCTGTGTGCTGGAAGTGTATCCGGGTCTGGGCGTTGGCATCGACCTGGAGCCAGGGCAAACGTATACGTCCATCCGCACGCACGAACTCCTGCTGGACAGCTACGACCGGGAGCGAAACGGGCTGGCTCGTCGGCAGTTCTATAAAACCGTTACGCCCTGGACAAGCCAAAACCCCATTTTCATGCACCTCGTCAGCACTGATCCGGCTATCGTAAAACGGGCCATCGACCAATGCGTCGAAACGGGCTATGAGATGGTGATTCTGAGTTTTGGCAGCGGTCTGAACATGGAAGATGCCAGTGACGCCAACATCAAAAAATTCAAAGCCCTAGCCGATTACGCCCATTCGAAGGGCATTTTGCTGGGTGGCTACTCGCTGTTCAGCAGCCGCCGGATCGACGACGAGACCGACGTGATCGACCCCAAAACCGGCCTTCCCGACAAAGGCGCTTTCTTCGGCAATGCACCCTGCCTGGCCAGTAAATGGGGTATCAACTACCTGAACAGCCTCAAAAAATTCATTACCGAAACGGGTTTTGACTTACTCGAACACGATGGTCCCTACCCCGGCGATGTCTGCGCGTCGACCAAGCACCCCGGCCACAAAGGGCTGGACGATTCTCAATGGGTACAGATGGAAATGCAGAAGGGCTTTTACCGGTTTCTAAACGAAAAAGGGGTATACATCAACGCCCCCGACTGGTACTTTATGGACGGCACAAACAAAATTGCCCTGGGCTATCGGGAAGTCAACTTCTCGCTTTCCCGCGAGCAACAGAAAATCCTGAACCGCCAGAATATCTTCGATGGTACCTGGGAGAAAACACCCGCGATGGGCTGGGGCTTCGTGCCCCTCACCAAATACCAGGGCGGTGGCCCCGAAGCCGTACTGGAGCCCCTCAGCGAACACCTGACGGATTACAAACAGCTGATGATGCAGTATTACGGAGCCGGTGTGCAGGCCTGCTATCGAGGCCCACGCCTTTACGATACAGAAGAAACCAAACAGACGGTGAAGCAGGTCATTGACTGGTACAAAAAATACCGGGCTATCCTCAACGCCGACCTCATTCACCTGCGCCGGGCCGACGGCCGCGACTGGGACGGGTTCATGCACGTCAGCCCGACGGGCAAAGAAAAAGGGCTGGTTATGTTATTCAATCCCCTAAAAACGAAAGTTACCCGCACCCTCAAACTGCCGCTGTATTACACTGGCCTCCGCGAAACGGCCATGATTCGTCAGGGCGAAGGCAAATCGAAAACGTATAAGCTCAACCGGAATTACGAGGTTGAACTGACGGTAGAGATCAAGCCGGAGGGTTACGGGTGGTGGGTTGTGGAGTGA